Part of the Solanum pennellii chromosome 10, SPENNV200 genome is shown below.
TTGTCATTCTACTTGTTGGattactacttttttttttggtctttattattgttttcaATAATCTATCCTAGTTAGTTTTCTATTGTGTtttgattatcatattattttattgttatttttggcTCCTTTTTGGTACTCTCTACATCGTTTCCCTTATTACTCGGTATATTCTCTTCCTTGTCTCATTTTTTTTCGTAACTAAATTTTTTGTACTTGATGGGAGTCTTTCAGAAACAACCTATTTGTCTTTCGAAGTAGTGACACAATTCACATACATTATATCCTTCTCATATCAAATTTCACTAAATATGTTATCGTTATTGAGGagatcaaaaataaatatagtgatAGAAAAGTGCCTATTTGTACAAATAAAGGATCCACAGTTCATTAGTCAACATgacattaaatattttaataaaaaaaataaaattactcaatATCGTGTTAGAAACGCCAACTTCCCTAACCGTTTTTAGGACAAAAAATAAAGATCCAATTCCACTTGCCCCATAGTTTTCCCCTCCACCTCCCTTGCCGGCTTTCCCGTGCGCAAAGCAATCCCAAAAAACCCATCACACACAAAAATtatcaaaccaaatcaaatattttcaataacCAATTTCTTAAACCTTtccttattaaataaataaataaataaaattaatttttaaaagctTATTGTAACCCCTTTACGTAGAGAAACGGTCATCACAAATTCACAAACAAGATGATCAATTTCAagaaatatttctaagagatTGAAGAACATAACATccgttttttttaaaagaggtaaatttttatttttttttatcacttcGATTCTTATTTATTCCTTGCTTTCACCGTAATTAGAatcaaacataaatttatttacttcttattttgtatctcttaaaaaaattgtgatatcCAAGAAGGGTTGGAGTATGTAAACAACATCATGAATATTGAGGcataattgatttttcttttggtttccaCCGGTGTCTGGAGCCCACATTGGAGCTCCGACTTAATCTGAATCGCTCAGCAGAGCCCATTTTGGGGTGACTTGAACATGATTTTCTCTATACCCGAGGCATAATTGATTAATAGAATGACCAAAACATAacttgttgatgatttgatggtagcaaaatttgaatatttgatGTTCTCTGTTGCTATATGGTTGGTGTTTCTTTGTTATGAGATTAATTTGGTTCTAATTGTTCCAAAGGTCTAATACTTGAAAAAGGGGATCATAATATTTGGTGAGGATGGGAACCATCTTGGTGGTGCTAATTTTGGTTTCGACGATGGTTATGATGAACAATGTGTATGCTGGAGATACGAATTCTGTTTTTGATCCTTGTTCGGATACACGAGTTCAGAGATGGGATGGTTTCACATTTGGCCTTGTGTTTTCATCAAAGGAATCATTTTTCTTCAATGAAACACAGCTCTCTCCGTGTGATCGTCGCCTCTCCCTTACTGGAAATTCTGCTGAACTCGCTGTTTTTAGGCCTAAAGTCGATGAGATTTCACTCCTTACAATCAATAACAGCAACTTCAATCCTGTATGTACTCTTATATCCCATATTGTTTTCTTGTCATCCTATGCTTTCATTTTCATTTCGTTCTTTTTTTTGTTCTgtatttcattacttttatcTGTCGTGCTAGTCTTCTTGTGAATGTGTATATACAAGTGTTTTCATATCGTAATTAGCTAAGAATCTTGTCATATAGATGTAATTATTCTATGATACTGTGTTTATCTCTGTAGTGTATTTGCTATTGACTTTTATGGCTTAGCATAATGTCGAACAGCTTATATCACTGCAGTAACAGAGCCACGTTTTAGTTAGGAGGTACTCCTTCTCACAAAAAATTATGTcatttatacatggttaaaattattttttaggtatatatagtagattTCAACCCCCCTTTGGTTAATTTTTGTGTGTTTGTTTCTTCAGATTTTGAACCTCTTTATTGAAAATCCTGGCTCCGCTAATATTAGCAGGTCTTTCGTTAAGCATGTATATCATGAGCTATGTAAAACTCTTGCCTACTATGTCAGGAACACCAAGTAGATTATTGATCtaataagaaatttaaatacGTACCGTTTGCTTGGTTTGTTACATGTAGCTATAGGTCTTTATATTCTTACATCGAAAACAAACAGAACTTTTCTCTTATGATAGTTTGCCTGTTCTGCACACTAAAATGTTTAATCATTTGGATGCAATTTGCTTGACTGTCTAGGAAGAAACAACATTTTCATATAATGGCAATTTGTCACCTTTCACCTAACTGCCTAACAAACATGTTTGGTAGAATTTGTATGTTACAACAAAGAAAAGTAATTCAAGCTTTTGTTTTCTCCTGCTGACTACAAATCTGTCTTGTCCAACGTCTTTTTTTCCATCGAAAAATTGAACGAACTAGATGCTTAAACATCAATCATGGTATTAGTGAATTTTCCCCCTATATTGTAAGTttataataatttctttaaaatagcGGCCAGTGTCAACTTTCACTTCAACTGTACAGTACAGATTTGAACTATCGACCTTTGAAATTCTCCTTTTTAGGTTCTCAATCTCCTTATGGAAGAATAATCAGCACGTACTTCCCATTGGGAAGTTGGAGTATATACAAATAAGTACATACAGTTGACAAGAATGATGAATGCTTTTCAAAGGAAGACAGTTTTTAGAAGCTCGCTCTTAAGTCTAAGCCTGCTTCAATTGATCAAAGTacgaaaaagaaaataagaataattgAGTATAGACGGCATCATGGGTTATGAAATGTTTTGTTCGACATAGAATACAGTCAAGATAGCCAATTCTTGAGCTACAAAATTGGGTGTGTTTCACCCTTTGCAAGTTTACCTCCGCAACATGTGCTTTTGGGCTAGATCCAATGCCCAGCGCATTAGTCTAGGTGCACATAAGCTGGTCTTAACCAGCGATATTTAAGAAGAAATTATGAGCATTTGACTAATTAACCATGTCGTCATGTTCCTAAATCACTGTTGAAATATGCTGATCTTTATATGCTTTTCTGTAGTAATAGTTAGTGTTTGTAGTGCATCGTATTCAATGATTTTGTTGAACCTTTTCAGAGCAAATCTGGTGGTTATATGGTTGCCTTTGCTGGACGAAAGTATGCTGCTCGATCATTGCCTGCTTTTGTGGCAGACAGTACTCACACCGTTACAAGCTTCACTCTGGTAAGTTTTATGCAGCATGAAAATCTCAATTGTGTCGGCAAACATTAAAGAATTAGCTTCTTTGGCATCATTGAACTTTGTCCTCTGACTTGATTTAGgtacttgaatttcaaaaggGCACCCTCCAGAACTTGTTTTGGAAAAAATTTGGGTGCGATTCGTGCAAAGGAGATTCTTTTGTTTGCCTCAATAAAACTGATTGTGCAGTCCCCAATAATAAGTGCAATGGCAATGGCGGATCCATTGACTGCAACGTGAGCATACAATTGGCCTTTTCAGGAACAGATAAGAATGAAGATGTGCTGAACTCGTGGTACGAGGTTAAAAACCTCAGACAATACTCCCTCTACGGTTTGTTTCAAGATGTTAGTGATTCTCTCACGAGTCCTTTTAAGAACCTCTTTTAGGACCACATAACGAGTTCTTGTTTGTATGATGTGTAATGACCATAAGATCTCTGTTGTGCTTATCCACGTAACTAGAATATATATCTCCTTCTTGTTGAATAACTTGGTGATTACTACATAGAATCAAGCCTGTTTTTGCTTGTACAGATCTTCTCTCAAGATGTTTTGTTGTTTATAGTTTCTCATTCTTTATCATTTTGATGCTTCTTGTTTTGATCTATCTCTATCGAAATGAACGTGGATTTCTATGGCTCAAAGAATTTCCATTTCAGTCGATTCAATTGTTATAAGCTATATAGCATTCCTATTATAAGGATTACATATCGACATACAAGCCATTATATTCTTTTCCTAAATCTCTCCTTTTATTCTTCTGTTCTTGAGTTgtcttcattagttcattatcTCGATCCTCAAATCTTATTGATTCCTGCAATTGagataacatacaaatatgtaCATGACTCATCACCTTGTCTATATGACAAATTGCTTCTTGCTATCTTATAAGTTCTGTATTTAAACTCTCTGTTAATGTCATGACATCTAAGAAGAAAATAGTTCAAGTTTTTGAGTACTTTTAACTCAAAAGATTGCAGGTTCTCTCTTTAACGAATCAGCACCATAGGCCATAGGATTGCAGCATCCCATAACTAGATTCATAACAGGGGACCGTGTAACACCTTGATCCTCATAGTCCTATTtctaaaatcattttcaaagcATACTTTCTTTATGAAATCAGAATGGCTAGGAGTATCTCAATTCTCCAAGATTTGATTTGAAACCGTGATGTAAAGCACACATTGCCCTCTGAAATTCGTCTAGATCATTAACTATAAAAAGTAAAGCTTGTTTGAGCTAATATAGGGATTTAAGTAGACTACAGACCTTGATGACATGAGTGTAAAAAGAAGGTTCAGTATCATAAGAAGAGGCTGAAGTTAACATGAAAGTGATCATAGAAATGTATTGATTTATAGGATAAAGATATGCATATGCGCAAAAAGTAAGGTAGTATTAACATAGTTTGTTAACCAAATTAAATGTtgggaaaaaggacaaatataccaccgaactatcgtaaatggtatgcagataccctccgtcatacttttgggacattggtgtccctgccgtccaaaaactagagcatatatgctCTTCTCTCTAAGcgaagactaaatagggacacgCGGGCGTTATCTTATCCGTCAATAAATGTCGGAtcggtggataagattatgacacatgtatgtccgttagtatgaagggtatatatgttctagtttttggacgacaGGGGCACCAATGTCCTATAAGTATGACGGAGAGTATTTGCATACCATTTTTGATAGTTCAggggtatatttgtccttttatCTCTTAAATGTTTAACGTTCCTACCATATTTCCTAGTCTAAGGCTTGGATTGGCAACAACAacatgtaaaataataatagaactAGGTGAACAAATATAGAGAAAGCATGAGATGAAGATATTGGACCATGGTCCATGAGACATGGTGGTAGGTGTAGAAtctaaagttcaattttttagAGGAGCGATGTGAAAACACAAAATTATAGGATCTGAGAAATT
Proteins encoded:
- the LOC107001703 gene encoding uncharacterized protein LOC107001703; translation: MGTILVVLILVSTMVMMNNVYAGDTNSVFDPCSDTRVQRWDGFTFGLVFSSKESFFFNETQLSPCDRRLSLTGNSAELAVFRPKVDEISLLTINNSNFNPSKSGGYMVAFAGRKYAARSLPAFVADSTHTVTSFTLVLEFQKGTLQNLFWKKFGCDSCKGDSFVCLNKTDCAVPNNKCNGNGGSIDCNVSIQLAFSGTDKNEDVLNSWYEVKNLRQYSLYGLFQDVSDSLTSPFKNLF